Part of the Paludisphaera borealis genome, TCCAGGATGGCTCTCCGGTTCCGACTCCTCAACGCTTCGGGAGCATCGCCATGAGCACTCCGACCCTGATCGAATTAACATCCAAGAAGTGCGTGCCGTGCGAGGGCGACGTTCCTCCGCTCTCGCCGGACGAAGCCAAGGCCCTCCTCGAAGCCGTCGCCGACTGGTCGTTGAGCCACGACGGCCAGCGCATTCGCCGCGAGTGGATCGCCAAGAACTTCATGGCGGGGATCGACTTCTTCGAGAAGGTCGCCGCCCTGGCCGAGAGCGAAGGCCATCACCCCGATCTCCACCTCGAAGGCTACCGCAACGTGGCGATCGAGCTCTGGACCCACGCCGCCGGCGGCCTCACCGAGAACGATTTCATCCTCGCGGCCAAGATCAACGAGATCCCGATCCAGCTCAAGCGGCATTAAGACGGGTGAACAGATTCCGCCATCCTGGCGTCCACATCAATTCATCGAACACGCCGAACGGATCGGCGCGTCGTTTGCTGATGTTCCTGGTGTTGGAACGAGGCGTCCGCGTGGCGTTCGACTCGACGTCGTGAGACGCACGTTGAGCATCTTGCAACCAGGACACCGTCATGCAATCACGTCAGAATTACACTGTCATCGGCGTTTTCGAGAACGAAGCCGACGCCGATCGCGCCGTCGCAGAACTGTACAGAGACGGCTTCCGGGACGATCAGATCGGGGTCGCTCGAAAGCACGTCGAGGCCGTCGTGGGCGAGACGATCGAAGGGGGGACCGAGGCCGGCCCCGGGGCTGTCACGGGCGCGGTCGCCGGCTTGGGCCTGGGCGCCCTGGCGGGGCTCGGGGTGCTTTCCGGCGTCATCCCCGTGATCGGTCCGGCCATCGCCGGGGGGACGCTCGGCGTCATCCTCTCCAACGCCGCGGCCGGCGCGGGAATCGCCGGGCTGATCGGCGCGCTGGTGGGGGCGGGCGTCCCCGAGCACGAGGCCCGCTACTATCATGACGAGTTCGCGGCCGGCCGAACGATCGTCACGGTCAATACGATGGACAAGTCCAACGAGGCCAAGGAGATCCTCCGGCGCAACAGGGCATATGACATGAGCAGCCGAGCCACTCCAGTCGACGAGCCGAAGCGCGTCGATGTGGCCGTTCATCGCGACGACGTGGGGGGAAAGTCGGAGAAAGCCTCCACGCGTCTGGATACGGACGACTTCGAGGATGATTTCAGTTGATCCGGCCAAGCGAGCCGACCGCGCCCGGAAGGAGGCGTCGGCTTGCACTCATCACAGCCCGAGCAGGCCCGCGAGTCGACGGAACAGACCGGGTCGCGGAGGCGGGGCGGCAGACCGGGAAGAGTCGAGAGGTCGATCCTGAAGGCGGATGAGCGGTTCGTGACCGGGTTCAAATGCGCCCGGCTTCTGAACGACGCTCTGGGGCGGACCGGCTTCAAGATGAGCGATCAACGTCAAGGCGTCCGTCCCCTTGGCGGCGAGGATCTTCGACAACGGATCGGGATGGACGGCGTCCCGCCCGTGCTGGAGATGGTCGACGAGGATCGCCGACCCGGACCGAGAGTCCCCGAGCAGCAGGTCGACCCACGCCCACGACTCGCGGTAATCGCGAGGGGTCATCTGATGGATGTCCGCCAGCGACTCCAGGCGCGTCATGCTCGGGCTCCAGCCTGACTGCCGATCGTCGGCGATCCGCGTCAGCCGCGCGTTCCGGTCCGCCAGATCGTTCGGACCCGCCTCGAAGTATTCGGCCAGGCCCTCGTCGAGCCAGAGCGGAATGTCCCCGAACCGTCCGCGCAAGAGAGCGTGAGTCGCCTCGTGGCGAAGGTCTTCCTCCAGTTTCGGCCCCAGGTACGTATAGACGACGCGCTGGTTTCCCTGCGCCATGAAAAACGCCCGGCGCGGCGGCAGTTCGGGGAAGTAGAACCGCAGGAGGTGGAGGAACGCGTTGCGGTCGTCGAGGACGTACACTTCTATGGGTTCAGCGATGGGGTCCTCGCGGCAGTCGAGCTTGGCCGCCAGGTCGTCCTTGAGGTCGCCGAGCGCGAGGACCGCGGGCGAATCGGCTTCGACGGGGCTGTTCGAGTAAATGACGAACGGGCCCGTCTTGACCTGATGCTGGGTCGGCAGCAGGCTCGAACCGCGCTTGCCGGTCGTGGCGCAGCCGGCCGACAAGAGGCCGGCCAGCAGAGCCGCCCAGAGGGCCGCGCGGGCCGATGCGTCTCGAAGAGTCGTGCTGGACCTGTTCAAGACCGATCCCTCCATGAATCAGGACAGCGGTCGACCGCGACGATGATTTCGGGCCTGCTTGGTCCGAGTCGCCTTGTCGATCGCACGCCACAGGTCTTTCCACCCGCTCGACGGGGCGAGCCCTCGCGGTAAGTAAGCGCGGAGAAAGCGAAGCGATTCGGTGCGAGTCCGACCGGGGGCGTCGGACAGGCTGACGCTGAGCCTCGCCAGGTTCTGCACGCGGCGATTCATCGGCACGGGGTTCTGGAGCCGGACGCCCACCAGGTCGATGAGGCTGAGAAATCCATCGCGCACGCTGCGGTCGTGGCAGATCAGGATGTTCGAGGCCTTCAAATCGCGATGCGACAGCGACCGTTCGTGAAGCGATCGGACGAGCGACGCCAGCGCCAGGGTGGTTCGACGCACTTCCGAATGCAAGGTCGCCGGATCGAGCTGCGGGAGCACCTCGAGCACATGATCCAGCAGGGTCGTCGCATGCTCCTGCTTGATCGTGATCTGGTAGGTTTCGTGAGGCAGCATGCCCTCGAAAGGCGAGAACCAAGGCTTGCGACGGCGCGAAACGAACGCCAGGTTTTGAGGGGTCGGGATGCCCCGGCTGGCGAGATGCTGCCCGGCCTGCCACGATCGCCAGGCTCGCGACGGTCGGAAGACGGCTAGGACCGGATCGATCCACTTCTTGCGATTGAACCGCTTGTAGATGACGGGCGTCGGCACGCCGTTGACGCGCATCGTCGTCTCGGCCAGCCGGGTCGTCCGCGAGTCCTTGATGAGCCGCGCGTTCGGACTGTCGAAAGGCGCGTCCGGGTCGGTCAGCAAGGGCTCGATGTCGGCCGGATCGAGGTCGCGCGAGGCGACGCACCAGGCGTTCGGAGACTGATAGACCTGAAAATACTTATTCGTCGACCGACAGCGCTTGCCCCACCGCCGCCAGAGCCGTTCGGCCCACCGTCGGGTCGATTCCTCGACTCCCTTGGCGAAGCTCCGAACCGGCGGGTGCGCGTCGTTGCGAAAGGCCAGGTACGCCTTGAGGAACCGGTGCCGGTCGGCCCGGCTGCTCCGCAGCCAGAAATAATGGTCGAGCAAGGCGAGGTTCTGCTGCGCCTTGACCCAGCTCAGCTTCTTGACCGTGCGGAGCGCGTCCAGGTCGATCATCATCAGGACCGGGGTGTCGTCGGAGTCGAGCCGGACCAGAACGTTGCCAGGGTGGAAGTCGATGTGCAAGAGGCCCGCGTTGTGTAGCCTCGCCGTGAACACCCCAACCGCCGTCGCCAGTCGCCGACGGACCCGCGACCGCCTGGGCTCGGACAGTTGTTCGAGGTTCCGTTCCACGAACGCGTCGAGCGGCGTGGAATCGGGAATCTCCCGAGTGATCAGGTAATTGTCGAACAGAAACCCATGCTTGCGGCGCTCGCCCAGCGCGATCGGCGAGATGGTCGGAACGCCGATCGAGGCGAGGCTCTCGGAGCGCTTGCCCTCATTGCGGCCCTTGCCTCGGCGAAACCACTGCCGGTACTTGGCGCGCCGGTCCGGCACGAGATAGTGCTTGATATAGACCGCGAAATCAGGGAGCTGAACCCGGTAGACGACCCGGTGCGGCCCCGATTTGACGGTCGTCACCCGCCCTTCGGCCCGCCATTGGTCGAGCCGGAGCCCGATCGAGTCCAGCAGCAGGTCGCGCCACGGTTCGTGTACCCACCATCCGACGTCGCCCGCCTGGACGAACCGCCAGTCGGGCGGTTTGAACATGCGTTTCGAGGCCGTCTGCGAGCGTCTTGTCGGAAGCGTAGAGTTCATGAGCATTTCCTGATCAGTCCTGCTCCCGGCGTGGCTGCTCGGGCGAAACCGCCCTCGCGGGCGGCTCCGGCTCGTGGTTGGCTCGTCTCCTGAAGACGAACGGCGTGGGCGCGGCGGGTCGAGCGTCCGACCAGCCGCAACGTAGACTCGAAGACCCCTGGTGATCAACGCCGGTCGCGGAGGCGACGAACGTCGGCGCCCAGGCCGCGATGGAATAGTGCGTCTCGACGCGACTCCGAGCGGCTCGTCCCATCTCGGCGCGGAACGCGGGGTCG contains:
- a CDS encoding 4a-hydroxytetrahydrobiopterin dehydratase, with product MSTPTLIELTSKKCVPCEGDVPPLSPDEAKALLEAVADWSLSHDGQRIRREWIAKNFMAGIDFFEKVAALAESEGHHPDLHLEGYRNVAIELWTHAAGGLTENDFILAAKINEIPIQLKRH
- a CDS encoding DUF1570 domain-containing protein, yielding MNRSSTTLRDASARAALWAALLAGLLSAGCATTGKRGSSLLPTQHQVKTGPFVIYSNSPVEADSPAVLALGDLKDDLAAKLDCREDPIAEPIEVYVLDDRNAFLHLLRFYFPELPPRRAFFMAQGNQRVVYTYLGPKLEEDLRHEATHALLRGRFGDIPLWLDEGLAEYFEAGPNDLADRNARLTRIADDRQSGWSPSMTRLESLADIHQMTPRDYRESWAWVDLLLGDSRSGSAILVDHLQHGRDAVHPDPLSKILAAKGTDALTLIAHLEAGPPQSVVQKPGAFEPGHEPLIRLQDRPLDSSRSAAPPPRPGLFRRLAGLLGL
- a CDS encoding general stress protein, which encodes MQSRQNYTVIGVFENEADADRAVAELYRDGFRDDQIGVARKHVEAVVGETIEGGTEAGPGAVTGAVAGLGLGALAGLGVLSGVIPVIGPAIAGGTLGVILSNAAAGAGIAGLIGALVGAGVPEHEARYYHDEFAAGRTIVTVNTMDKSNEAKEILRRNRAYDMSSRATPVDEPKRVDVAVHRDDVGGKSEKASTRLDTDDFEDDFS
- a CDS encoding lipopolysaccharide kinase InaA family protein, encoding MNSTLPTRRSQTASKRMFKPPDWRFVQAGDVGWWVHEPWRDLLLDSIGLRLDQWRAEGRVTTVKSGPHRVVYRVQLPDFAVYIKHYLVPDRRAKYRQWFRRGKGRNEGKRSESLASIGVPTISPIALGERRKHGFLFDNYLITREIPDSTPLDAFVERNLEQLSEPRRSRVRRRLATAVGVFTARLHNAGLLHIDFHPGNVLVRLDSDDTPVLMMIDLDALRTVKKLSWVKAQQNLALLDHYFWLRSSRADRHRFLKAYLAFRNDAHPPVRSFAKGVEESTRRWAERLWRRWGKRCRSTNKYFQVYQSPNAWCVASRDLDPADIEPLLTDPDAPFDSPNARLIKDSRTTRLAETTMRVNGVPTPVIYKRFNRKKWIDPVLAVFRPSRAWRSWQAGQHLASRGIPTPQNLAFVSRRRKPWFSPFEGMLPHETYQITIKQEHATTLLDHVLEVLPQLDPATLHSEVRRTTLALASLVRSLHERSLSHRDLKASNILICHDRSVRDGFLSLIDLVGVRLQNPVPMNRRVQNLARLSVSLSDAPGRTRTESLRFLRAYLPRGLAPSSGWKDLWRAIDKATRTKQARNHRRGRPLS